Within the Glycine soja cultivar W05 chromosome 3, ASM419377v2, whole genome shotgun sequence genome, the region TTTGAAAACTTCTACTTTTACGCTTTTAAAACCATCCCTTTACACCTCTTTTCTTCGTCCATTTTCGTTTCCATAAAGGGTTTCATTCGTTAATGCGAATcattctctccttcttcttcttcaaatctCCACTGATTTTCCTTTCAATCTTCACATACTCGCTTTAGGCTATAGTGGGGTTGGTGCAGAAATTCGAATTTGATTTCGGGCTTCACCTGCTTCTTGTTTCTTATATGCAAAGGCAGTGACAAGTGCATGATGGGAAACAATTGTGTCGGATCAAAAACCTCAAATGATGCACTATTTCCCTATGTTCTTCCGGGTTCATTCTGGTGGCTTCATCAAACTAGTGTCACAGAAATTTCTGATGCACCTTCACTCGTGACTAAAATTCAAGACACAAATTTTCTAGAGAATGTTCAAGAAAACCCACCACAAGTAGTGAAAATTAACCACGAGGAGATGAAGCTGAAACCAACAGTTCCAAAACATGACAAAGAGACTAATATGCCTTCAGAGGAACAAACAAGGCACATGCAGAAAATGCCTCACAAAGTTAAGAGGCTACCAATAGGGCTTCAAGCAGAGTcaattttgaagagaaaaaatggtAACTTTAAGGAGTACTATAACTTGGGACAAGAGCTTGGGAAGGGTCAATATGGAACAACATTCCTATGTACCGAGAAAGCCACAGGGAAAAACTATGCATGCAAGTCCATTCCAAAAGTGAAATTGGTTATGGATGATGATGTGGAGGATGTGAGGAGGGAGATTGAGATAATGCATCACTTAAAAGGGTGTCCTAATGTGATATCAATCAAAGGGGCTTATGAGGATGGTGTTGCCGTTTATGTTGTGATGGAATTGTGTGAAGGGGGTGAACTGTTTGATAGGATTGTGGAAAAGGGGCATTACACAGAGAGAAAAGCAGCAAAACTTGCAAGGACTATCGTTAGTGTTATAGAGGGGTGTCACTCCCTTGGAGTGATGCATCGGGATCTTAAGCCTGAGAATTTTCTTTTCGTTGATGGGAATGAAGAGTCCACCCTTAAGGCGATAGATTTTGGATTGTCTGTTTTCTTCAAACCAGGTTTGGATAAATCGttcattttcttttccccttttttgGTCTAATCAACATCCTTCTCTTATTGTTTTTCTTCCGccaacgtttgtttttgtttttgggagggtaattaattaattaacttgctttttttactatttttttaaataagcaaAAGATTAAGATGTTAAACCCAtgttaatttactattttatgtcttcttatttaaaaaataaaaatttaagagagttatattctatttataaaaaaaacaaaatattaggaTATTGAGTGTGTTAAtctgttattttatttcttttatttaaaaaagtgtaCAACTGATTTAGCTACCAATATCATATGGAAATCTCCTTGATTAGGCAAATGCTTGCGTGTACCACTCACAGGGAGTTATTTGATTTTTCCTCTCGTTTTTGTCAGGGACAATGTATCTGGGTGTCAGTCTTTTTTTCACAGTGAATGAGTCAAATTTGTTGtattaagataatttaatttatgaacggaaagtgtaaaaaaaatattttgttatccaATTTACAGCTATGGGTCATGTATGAAAAAATTGTTAACTTTagttataactattttaaaagttatacctAATACAATTTCtaattgttttataatataaGAGTTAGTTTGATTTGAGAACATGCAGAGCTTTCTCGAAGAATTAAATTGTAGCTGATGCTTTCCTCAAAATAATTACTTGAAAAACTTACATTTTCTGCTTGTTTAAGTTACATGATTGTTATGTGTGTTTGTCACTAACAATTTTCATTTACAGGAGAAGTTTTTAAGGACGTGGTTGGAAGTCCTTATTATATCGCACCTGAAGTTCTACGTAGGCATTATGGTCCAGAAGCTGATGTGTGGAGTGCAGGTGTGATCATATACATTCTCTTATGCGGAACACCTCCATTTTGGGGTGGTAAGAGTTCTTAAGATATCTAGCCCTTGAATGATacaatcatttttcttaatttgtattcccttttaagtttttttcttgttttaaaaattattttccttggTAACAGAATCGGAGCAAGAGATATTTGAAGAAGTTTTGCATGGTGATCTTGATTTCTCTTCAGATCCTTGGTTTGATATCTCTGAAAGTGCTAAAGACTTGGTTAGGAAAATGCTTGTTAGAGATCCTAGAAAACGGATAACAACACATGAAGTTCTTCGTAAGTTTCTGTACTCATATTCCATTGAGATGCTAGTGAAACACATTCCAATGCCACATTTGTCTTTAGCATGGccatattattcttttaattgcTGATAGTTTCATTTGATGCACCTTCAACACATACAAAgttacaatgatttttttttttaaaaaaattactgtgCTGTTAGATCTTCTCAGTTTGATCAAACACACTCTAAGAAGGAATTTCTTGTATTAAGATTTCGGACAAAGTATTAGGCATTTTATTAGACTTTCTGACTAGTGAGTACTAATTGTCATTGTCACGATATCATAGAAGTTGAAGTTTTGCAATCACCTTGTAAGTGATAATGTGTTGATTCTTTGCAGGTCACCCTTGGATTCAGGTTGATGGAGTTGCTCCAGACAAGCCTCTTGATTCTGCAGTTTTGAGTCGCCTGAAGCAGTTTTCTGTAAcaaacaaactaaaaaaaatggctCTTAGAGTAAGTAATTTTTCTAACACATAACTCTGCACTATAACTTCTATTAGGAAAGTAGAATACATGAACATACTTCTACTTGGAATTGTTAAATCGAGCACTCATAATGCTTTCCTTGTTGTTCTCTTCAGGTTATTGCAGAGAATCTCTCTGA harbors:
- the LOC114407284 gene encoding calcium-dependent protein kinase 26-like, which encodes MMGNNCVGSKTSNDALFPYVLPGSFWWLHQTSVTEISDAPSLVTKIQDTNFLENVQENPPQVVKINHEEMKLKPTVPKHDKETNMPSEEQTRHMQKMPHKVKRLPIGLQAESILKRKNGNFKEYYNLGQELGKGQYGTTFLCTEKATGKNYACKSIPKVKLVMDDDVEDVRREIEIMHHLKGCPNVISIKGAYEDGVAVYVVMELCEGGELFDRIVEKGHYTERKAAKLARTIVSVIEGCHSLGVMHRDLKPENFLFVDGNEESTLKAIDFGLSVFFKPGEVFKDVVGSPYYIAPEVLRRHYGPEADVWSAGVIIYILLCGTPPFWGESEQEIFEEVLHGDLDFSSDPWFDISESAKDLVRKMLVRDPRKRITTHEVLRHPWIQVDGVAPDKPLDSAVLSRLKQFSVTNKLKKMALRVIAENLSEEEIYELKVMFKMIDTDNSGQITLEKLKAGLKMLGANLSEPEILDLMQAADVDNSGTIDYGEFIAATLHLNKVDREDHLVAAFSFFDRSGSGYITQDELQEACEEFGIGNVCLEEMIQEADRNNDGRIDYNEFVAMMQRGNADLSKNGLKGGTDFSIGFREVLSVC